Sequence from the Pseudoalteromonas espejiana DSM 9414 genome:
TACGCTAAACACGTGCTCGTGATCGTTAACATCGAGCACTTTTATGCTAATGGTTATATTAGGGTTTACCTGTTCAAGCTCGCTTTTTAGTTGCTCGAGTAGCTCAAAGCGCCGAGCACATAAAGCAAGGTTACAGCCTTGTTTTGCAAACTCTTTTGCCATGCCTTTGCCTAAGCCTGAACTTGCACCTGTTATTAGTATGTTTTTGCGCATAATTAAATCCTTAGGTGTATGTAATTAATTTTTGTTGTGGGTGGCACTCTAAAAAGTGATGCTCGTTTAAACTGCTAATGCCTAATTTACGGTTTGCCCCTTTGCCACGCGCCACTACTTTGGTTACGCCTGCGTTTACTAAGCTCCAATTAATATCAATAAAGTGCTCGAGCTTTAGCCCCATTAATTGGCTGGTAATAATGCTAATAGGCCCGCCAGAGGTGTAAATAAGTACTTTTTTGCCATGGTTTTCATTGGTTATTTGCTCAAGTGCGCCCAGTACTCGCGCAGTAAATGCATTAAAGCTTTCGTTGTATAATGTGCTATCGGGGTTGAGAACCCACTGCTCAATGGCGCTAATAAATACCGTTTTAAAATATTCCATTGGGTCGGCTTGTTTGCTAAGTGCAGTACGCACTTGGCTGGCGGTGGCAAGCTCTGGGTCATAAACCGCTAAAATATGTTCGTGATCGTACTCGTTTAAACGCGCATCGTTTATTAGCACTGGCGCATTATTAACACTTGCTAAACTAAGCTCTGCGGTTTGATTATGGCGTAGCATATTCCCTGCAAATACCACATCGGGCGTTAGCTGCTTTTGTGCTACATACTCACCAAGTAATGTGGCTTGCTGCTGCCCTTTATTTGAGAGCATATCGTAGTTATCAGCCGAAAAGCTGGCCTGCCCGTGGCGCACTAAATATAAAATACACATTAGGCTTTTCCCTGATTTTTAATGGCTTTATTACAGCGCCATAAAAGGTAATGTACAAACACCCAAAAGTTTTTAAAGGCTGGGTTTTTTGTTTGCCCATGGTGGTAGCGGTAATAAATTTGCTGCACTATGCCTGCAAGCCTAAATAGCCCGTACACTTCGTAAAAAGTAAAATCGTCTACCGTTATATCCATTTTTTTACAGTAATAGGTCACTACTTCTTTGCGCGTTAGCATGCCCTCTAAATGGGTAGGTTGGCGGCGCGTGGCTTGCACTAAAAAGTCATCGCCGGGTTCTACCCAGTAAGCCAATGTGTTGCCTAAATCCATAAGTGGGTCGCCAAGGGTGGCAAGCTCCCAGTCTAAAATGCCCAGTACTTTGGTGTAGTCGGTTGCATCAAGTACAACGTTATCAAACCTAAAGTCGTTATGCGTTATACAAATACGCTCGTGGCTTGGCATGTTGTTTTCGAGCCATTTAATTACTTTTTTGCCACTGGGTACATTCCATGTTTTAGCTTTAGTAAAACGCTCACTCCAGCCGCTAATTTGTCGCTGCGTATACCCTTCGCCTTTACCTAAATGGCTTAAATTGGCCTGTTTGTAATCTACTTTGTGTAGCTCTACTAGGCAGTCGAGTACGTTTTCGCACAGCTGTTTGGTGCGCTCGGGCGTGGGCGTTAATCCGCGCGGTAAGTTTTTACGCGGAATAATACCCGTAAGCTTTTCCATAACATAAAAGTCGGTGCCAAGTATGCTTTCATCATCGCAAAACGCTTGCATAGTAGGTACGTAACTGTAAACCGGTTTTAGCGCCTGCTGTAATTTAAACTCGCGGCCCATATCGTGTGCGCCTTTGGCTTTGGTGCCTTTTGGGGCACGGCGCAAAATAAGCGATTGCTCTGGGTAGTCTAGGCAGTAGGTCCAGTTTGAAGCGCCCCCTGCGTATTGTGTAACGTTTGGCTCGCCAGTTAACTGCGGTATGTGTTGTTTAAGCCAGGCATCTACTTTTTGGGTGTCGAGCTCTTCGCCTTGGCGCACGCTTTTGGCTTGATCTAATAATTGTGTGTTCATTGTTAGCCTTTATTATTTTGATTTTAAACGTTGCATAGAGCGTGTTTTTTTCAGCATGTTTTTAATGTACCACTCAACGGGGAGTAGTTTTTTCATTAAAAAGGCCTGTTTACCTAATTTATGGGTCAAAATTAAAAATGGGCGTTTAAGTGACTGCTTATAAATAATATTTGCAACTTGCTCGGCGTTAATGGGTGAGCGCTCAAATGCACGGTTTAACATTGTTTGCATAGCCGGCTCGCTGGTGCGTAACGACTCATTAAGGTTGGTTTTAAAAAAGCTGGGGCACACTACGCTTACATCTATATTATCGTAAGCAAGCTCGAGTTTTAGGGTTTCGCTAAAGCCAATTACGGCGGCTTTTACGGCGTTATAACTGCTCATAAACGGAATAGGTGTAAGCCCCGCTTGCGACGCTACATTAATAAAGTAGCCACTGCCTTGTTGCTTAAATAACGGATAAAACGTTTGGCACACTCGCACCATAGAGAGCAAATTAATATCCATAATCCACTGCCATTGCTCAAGCGATTCGCCCTCAAGTGATCCGCCGGTTGCAACGCCTGCATTATTAATAACAATATCTACGCCTTGCCACTTGGTTTGAATAAAATCGTAAAGCCCCTTTACATCGGCTTGTTTTGTTACATCGCAGGCGTAAAAAAAGGCATCGGCTTTTAATGCTTGTAGATCGTTAATAGTTACGGCTGCGCGTTCGGCGTTTATATCGGCAATACAAATTTGTAAGTTTGCGCCCAAATTACTCGCGTAACTAAGCGCTAATGCTTTGCCAAGCCCTGTGGCTCCACCTGTTATTATTAATTTTGTTTTCATGGTGTTGCCTTAGCGGTATTTGTTAAGTTCGAGGCGCGAAACCATGCCCATGTGTACTTCGTCTGGGCCATCGGCAAGGCGTAAAATTCGCCCCATTGCATTAAACGAGGCAATAGGAAAGTCGCTCGACACGCCAGCGCCACCAAATACTTGTATGGCCATATCAGAGACCATTTGCAGCATATTGGGTACCACTACTTTTATGCTCGATATTTCGGTCATGGCGTGTTTAACGCCTTGGGTATCTATTTTCCATGCGGCGTGCAGTGTTAATAAACGGGCTTGATCTATTGCCATACGCGCCTGCGCAACGCGTTCTAAATTGCCGCCTAATTTAAGTAACGGTTTACCAAAGGCGCTGCGCGAAAGCCCGCGCTTAATCATTAGCTCTAAACAGCGCTCTGCTGCGCCAATTGCGCGCATACAGTGATGAATTCGCCCAGGCCCTAAACGCCCTTGTGCAATAGCAAAGCCTTTGCCTAACCCTAAAATAAGATTTTGTTTTGGTACACGTACGTTACTAAATTCCATTTCGCCGTGGCCGTAGGGGGCATCAAAATCGCCACAGGCACTTAGCATGCGTTTAATATTTACGCCGGGTGTGTTTAATGGCACAAGTACCATGGAGTGCTGGCTATGTTTATCGTTTTCGGGGTTAGAAAGCCCCATAAAAATAGCTACCTGAGCATTGGGGTGGCCAAGGCCGGTGGTCCACCATTTTTTGCCATTTAAAATGAGTTCGTCGCCATCAACATTTATGGTTGCTTGCATGTTTGTGGCATCTGAAGAGGCTACGTCGGGCTCGGTCATGGCAAATACAGAGCGTATTTCGCCATTTAATAAAGGCGTTAACCACTGCTGTTTTTGCTCATCGTTTGCAAAGTGATACAGCACTTCCATATTGCCGGTGTCGGGGGCGTTACAGTTAAATATTTCTGATGCAAATAAACATTTACCCATTTGCTCTGCAATAGGGGCGTACTCTAAACAAGTTAAGCCTTGTGCTAGTTCTGTATCGGGTAAAAATAAGTTCCACAGGCCAGCGGCTTTTGCTTTCGCTTTTAATGGCTCAATGTGCTCACTTAGCTGCCAAGTGGTCCAATCGTTTGAATTATTTTTTGCGTGGTTATGCGCAACTACCGCTTGCTCAATAGGCAATACGTGTTCATTCATAAAGGCGGTAACACGCGTTAGGTAGTCTTGGCTTTTTTGGCTTGGCTCAAAGTTCATTAGGGTTGCCTGTTTATTTTTTAGTTAACCCAGCATAAAACATTCGCCCCAATGAATTAAATGAAATATATTACCAGTTAAGTGTGAATTACATTCATAGTGTGGGTGGGTAATAATGATTGAAGCTAAAAATATTCAGCAGTTAGACTTAAATTTACTTAAAATTTTTGAGTGCCTCTACCGAGAAAAAAACATGAGCGAAACCGCAAAGGTGCTGTACATAACGCCCTCAGCAGTAAGCCATGCTATAAAACGCCTGCGAAGTGTATTAAACGACCCGCTATTTGAGCGCCAAGGGCAATTAATGTTGCCCACCCCAGCATGCCAGCGCATGGCGCCAGCGCTAATAGATTTACTGGAAAAGTTACGCCAAGTACTGCAAGCCTGTGGCGATTTTGACCTAGCCACCACCGCGCAAACCTTTAAAATAGCCCTGCACGATGCCATTGAGCCCATAGTGCTGCCAAAGTTGCAGTTAATAATTGCAAAACACGCCCCTAACGCAAGCCTTGCAAGCGTTAAGCTAAACCGCGACGACATGCACAAGCAATTGGCTAATCATCAAATTGATATGGCGATAGATGTAGCGCGGCCTATAAAAGCGCCTATTAGCCATGCTGTGCTTTCAAGCGATCACTTTTGTGTATTACTGAAAAAAAATCACCCGCTAAAAAATAAGTTAAATATAGAAAATTACTTAAGTGCTAAACATGTAGCGGTTTCAAACAGAGCCACCGGCACCGTAATTGAAGACATAGCCTTATTGCAGCTAAGCTTTAATCGCGAGGTAGCTATGCGCTGCCAAACCTATTTTGCCGCAAAAGAGGTAATTAAAAACTCGCCATTTTTGCTCACCCTGCCCTCAATGGTTGCAAGCCAATTGCTAGATGACACGCTTATAGCACGGCCTGTACCCACCACAATGCCTGCTATTTATCAGCATTTATATTGGCACCAAAATACCGATAAAGACGACGCCCTAATGTGGCTGCGCAGCCAAGTAGAAAATATATTTAAGCGTGAAGGTATATAACGGGCTTTTTATTTATGGGCCTTGCCCATTACGCAAACACGTTTCGCGTCTACAAGGTATAAACGCAGCTATGTGCCCAAGGTTGAGGGTTCGCCGTAGGCGCAGAGCTTGCTCGCGCAAAAAGCGAAGCTTTTAATGGCTTTAAACATCTGCACCTATTTTGTTTAATGAATTAACCAGCTTTTTATTTATGGGCCTTGCCCATTACGCAAACACGTTTCGTGTCTACAAGGTATAAACGCGTCTATGTACCCAAGGTTGAGGGTTCGCTGTAGGCGCAGAGCTTGCTCGCGCGAAAAGCGTAGCTTTTAATGGCTTAAACCTTCTACACGCTCGCACCTATTTCACTTTGCTAAATTACCCAGCACTTTATTTATGGGCTTTGCCCATTACGAAAACACGTTTCGCGTCTACAAGGTATAAACGCAGCTATTTACCTAGGGTTCGCTGTAGGCGCAGAGCTTGCTCGCGCGAAAAGCGAAGCTTTTAAATTATATTTACTTTTATCGCATTGGCGATGGCAACCAAGGGGCGCATAGCGCCGAACGCCCCTTGGAACCCCACGGCGCCCCGAGCATTTTGCAATTTCCTCAAAGCCTAAATTGATATGAACGTAACCGCCGTGTATTCGCCGTCCGTGGCGAAGCCACGACTTCAATTGCTTCCATGCAATCAATTACTCATCAATTGAGTCTTTTCGGGCAAAATGACGGGGAGAGTGTTTTAACAGCGGCGTTTAAATTTGTTGTTGGTATTAGCGTTATGTATATTTAACTTATCTTAACTGTTTGAGTAATTTTAATGGCTGCTGACCCACCATCATCACTAAACTTTCCTCAATACCGTGATTTAGTAAAAAAGCTCAAACATGGTAAATCATTACCAACAGCTATTTATTTACACAAAAGCTCATTACAGGAAGCGCTGCCGCCTGAGTTACTAAGTTTTATTCAGAGCACCATAAGCAAACTAAACATAAATGAGCCTTGGAACCTAATTAAACTCTATAAACGCGATCTAAAATTTACGTTACTTAACTACCCTCATTTTGATGAATACGCATACCCCGAACTCCACACCAGCTATACAATTGATGCTGACGAGCAAACAATAAAAGCAACAAACTACAGTAACTCAAATAACCCACCTATTTTGCATCGTAAAGAAACCTTTGTACTGCCTAGTTACCCTCATAACGCATTATTTAAAGCTATTACGAAAGAAGGCGAGCAAATAGGCCTGTATCAAAATACCAAAAGCATTGGCTTTAAACAGCAATGGCAAAACTTAATTAAACGCAAAGGCTTTGAATTGGATGAAAAAGGCAGGCTAAACAAAATAGCTGAGCTACCAAAACCTGAAATTGAAAATAAACCACAAACAATACAGCGCCATTTAACCGCAATAAACCGCGATAGACTTTCAGCGCCTTTTCAAAAGCTCGCAAAATACGGTTATTTAAATGGGGATTACTCAATACTGGATTACGGCTGCGGCCTAGCAGATGACGCGACAGAGCTAGAAGCCCACGGTCTTAATATTAACGCATGGGATCCAGTACACAGGCCAAACGGAAATAAACAAACGAGTGATATTGTTAATTTGGGCTTTGTACTTAATGTAATTGAAGAGCAACGAGAGCGAAAAGACACTTTAACCGCTGCTTACCAACACACTAAAAAATTACTTTTAGTCTCAGTAATGCTCGCAAACGAAGCCAAACAAGAACACTTTAAACAATACAAAGATGGCGTAATTACTAAATGGAATACCTTCCAAAAATACTATAGCCAAGCCCAAATAAGAGCTTACATAGAGCAAACCTTAAACGTTAAAACCATGGCATTTGGGCAAGGCATTATCGCTATTTTTAAATGCCCACAATTAGAAGAAGCTCATCACTTAGAGCTACAATTTCAAAATTATAATTGGCAACATATAACGCAAAGGCCACAACCAAAAGCATTACCCAAAGCTCAGCAAAAAACCTTATTCGAAAAACACCAAACACTGCTTGATGATTTTTGGCAACACTGCCTGCACTTTGGCCGCTTACCCGCAAACGATGAGTTTGAACAAAGCACAACATTGCGCAAATATTTCACCAGCCACAATAAAGCATTTAGCATGCTACAAAATTACTATGAACAAAGTGAGTTTGATCAAGCACAACTAAAGCGAAAGCACGATTTACTAGTGTATTTTGCACTTAGCCTATTTGGTAAGCGCCAAGCTAAAAGCCACATGCCAGCAAGTTTAACGCGCGATTTAAAAATACATTTTGATGATTACAATCAAGCATTAGAGCAAGCAAAGCAACTGCTTTTCTCAATTGCAGAGCCCGCAAATATTGGTAATGCTTGTTACCAAGCTTACGAGCAAATTCAGCTGGGTGAGTTACACGACAACCACTCATACATTTTACACACTCGCTATTTAAATCAGCTCCCCGCAATACTGCGTGTTTACATTGGCTGTGCTGTGCAACTGTATGGCGATATTGACGACGTAGATTTAGTAAAAATACACATGCGATCGGGCAAAGTTACATTTTTAAAATACAATGACTTTAATAAAAAGCTGCCGTTACTAACCGAGCGAATAAAAGTAAAGATGCTAGAGCAAGATATCGACTACTTTTACTACGGCGATATTTACCCCTATCAGCCTTTTTATAACAAAATAGATTATTTACAAAAAGGCAGTAGTGAATACAAAAGCCAACAACGGTTTGATAAAAAATTAGCTGACATGCTCAAAGGCGTAGCCAAAGCCGAGTGGCCCAACTGGCCCATATTACAAAAGGTGTTTGACTATTGGGGAGTGGAATTAAAAAATAATAAATTTTATAAAAGATAAAATCCTATTCATAACAAGGAACTAGGTTTTCATGCAGCTACATTGTGATAAATAAAACAATAAAAACTGTATTTATCACGTAAGGTACGTAATAATATTACGTACCTTACGTGATGGGATTAAATTATGAGCAACCTTGAAAGTAATTATTGCTACAGCTTCCCCGCAGTTCGTGGCCAGCAGGCTGGTAAACCCTTTTATATAGCAACTTGCCCTTTAAGGCTCATACCTAAAATATTCATGTATGACGAAGAAGAAGTCCCCGTAGAGCTGAGGGCTCAGCGCACACTCAATAAAGGTCGCATACCAGAAATGGCTCGTTACCTAGTTGAGTCACCTCACGATTATGTATTTTCGGCTATAACCGCCTCAATTGGAGCTGAAATCGACTTTATCGAAGTAGATAAAAATAGCAATATCGGTAATTTAAAAGTCCCCATGGATGCGCAAATTTTAATAAACGACGGCCAACATCGTCGCGCAGCTATAGAAGAAGCTCTGAAAGAGCGCCCAGAGCTAAGCCAAGACAACATCGCTGTACTCTTTTTTGTAGACGAAGGCTTACAGCGTAGCCAACAGATGTTTGCTGATTTAAATAAATACGCAGTACGCCCTAGCCCATCGCTTGGCACCATGTACGATCACCGCGATCAAGCATCTGAACTTGCACGTTATTTAGCTTTAAATACAAAACCTTTTGCAGGATTTACTGAGTTTGAGCGCTCTACAATTGCTGTTAAAAGTAGTAAACTGTTTACCCTTAGTGGCATTAAACAAGCAAACCGCGTTTTACTTGGTAAAGGGACTAAGGAAGGCTTTAACGAAGACGAAAGGCAAGTTGCTGCAAAGTTTTGGGAATCACTAAATATTTATATGCCAGAATGGATACAAGTACAAAACAAACAGCTCTCTGCTGCTGAATTTCGCCAAGAGTATATTTCGGCGCATGGTATTGGATTACAGGCACTTGCACTAGTTGGTAAAAGCTTACTTACACTTAGCGATTCAGAAAAACAAAAAAAGCTTAAGTTAATTGCCAATATCAACTGGCTTAAAAGTAACCCTGCTTGGACTCATCGAGCAATGCAACATGGCAGGCTTTCAAAAGCTATGAGCAATATTTTCCTTACCAGCATGCAAATAAAACGTGAAATTGGCCTCCCTCTTTCGAAAGAAGATGTACAAAAAGAGAATGAATACTTAAGCGCATGAAATTATTAAACCAGTACGATCTAGAAGACTACATCGAATTTATCGAAAACGAATCGTTTGCAGGTAGCCAACTACATAACTTTGTAGCCGACACCCAACGAGTTTACATGGCCGATAAACGCCCATGGGTATTAGGTTACAGTGGCGGTAAAGATTCATCTGCCGTTATGACCTTAATTTACTTTGCGTTACTTGGCTTAAAGCCAGAAGACCGCCACAAGCCTGTTTTTGTAGTTGCGTCCGATACCTTAGTAGAAACACCAATGGTGGTTGATCACGTTGAAAAATCACTAAAACTTATTGAAGAAGGTGCAAAGCGCGAAGGCCTACCAATTACTTCACATAAAGTAGTGCCAAAGTCGAATAATACGTTTTGGGCTAATTTACTAGGTAAAGGCTACCCTGCACCAACGCGTAACTTTCGCTGGTGTACAGAGCGAATGAAAATTGACCCTGTAAGTACTTTTATTAAAGAACGCG
This genomic interval carries:
- a CDS encoding phosphotransferase family protein, producing MNTQLLDQAKSVRQGEELDTQKVDAWLKQHIPQLTGEPNVTQYAGGASNWTYCLDYPEQSLILRRAPKGTKAKGAHDMGREFKLQQALKPVYSYVPTMQAFCDDESILGTDFYVMEKLTGIIPRKNLPRGLTPTPERTKQLCENVLDCLVELHKVDYKQANLSHLGKGEGYTQRQISGWSERFTKAKTWNVPSGKKVIKWLENNMPSHERICITHNDFRFDNVVLDATDYTKVLGILDWELATLGDPLMDLGNTLAYWVEPGDDFLVQATRRQPTHLEGMLTRKEVVTYYCKKMDITVDDFTFYEVYGLFRLAGIVQQIYYRYHHGQTKNPAFKNFWVFVHYLLWRCNKAIKNQGKA
- the dndB gene encoding DNA sulfur modification protein DndB, which codes for MSNLESNYCYSFPAVRGQQAGKPFYIATCPLRLIPKIFMYDEEEVPVELRAQRTLNKGRIPEMARYLVESPHDYVFSAITASIGAEIDFIEVDKNSNIGNLKVPMDAQILINDGQHRRAAIEEALKERPELSQDNIAVLFFVDEGLQRSQQMFADLNKYAVRPSPSLGTMYDHRDQASELARYLALNTKPFAGFTEFERSTIAVKSSKLFTLSGIKQANRVLLGKGTKEGFNEDERQVAAKFWESLNIYMPEWIQVQNKQLSAAEFRQEYISAHGIGLQALALVGKSLLTLSDSEKQKKLKLIANINWLKSNPAWTHRAMQHGRLSKAMSNIFLTSMQIKREIGLPLSKEDVQKENEYLSA
- a CDS encoding DNA phosphorothioation-associated putative methyltransferase encodes the protein MAADPPSSLNFPQYRDLVKKLKHGKSLPTAIYLHKSSLQEALPPELLSFIQSTISKLNINEPWNLIKLYKRDLKFTLLNYPHFDEYAYPELHTSYTIDADEQTIKATNYSNSNNPPILHRKETFVLPSYPHNALFKAITKEGEQIGLYQNTKSIGFKQQWQNLIKRKGFELDEKGRLNKIAELPKPEIENKPQTIQRHLTAINRDRLSAPFQKLAKYGYLNGDYSILDYGCGLADDATELEAHGLNINAWDPVHRPNGNKQTSDIVNLGFVLNVIEEQRERKDTLTAAYQHTKKLLLVSVMLANEAKQEHFKQYKDGVITKWNTFQKYYSQAQIRAYIEQTLNVKTMAFGQGIIAIFKCPQLEEAHHLELQFQNYNWQHITQRPQPKALPKAQQKTLFEKHQTLLDDFWQHCLHFGRLPANDEFEQSTTLRKYFTSHNKAFSMLQNYYEQSEFDQAQLKRKHDLLVYFALSLFGKRQAKSHMPASLTRDLKIHFDDYNQALEQAKQLLFSIAEPANIGNACYQAYEQIQLGELHDNHSYILHTRYLNQLPAILRVYIGCAVQLYGDIDDVDLVKIHMRSGKVTFLKYNDFNKKLPLLTERIKVKMLEQDIDYFYYGDIYPYQPFYNKIDYLQKGSSEYKSQQRFDKKLADMLKGVAKAEWPNWPILQKVFDYWGVELKNNKFYKR
- a CDS encoding SDR family oxidoreductase; this encodes MKTKLIITGGATGLGKALALSYASNLGANLQICIADINAERAAVTINDLQALKADAFFYACDVTKQADVKGLYDFIQTKWQGVDIVINNAGVATGGSLEGESLEQWQWIMDINLLSMVRVCQTFYPLFKQQGSGYFINVASQAGLTPIPFMSSYNAVKAAVIGFSETLKLELAYDNIDVSVVCPSFFKTNLNESLRTSEPAMQTMLNRAFERSPINAEQVANIIYKQSLKRPFLILTHKLGKQAFLMKKLLPVEWYIKNMLKKTRSMQRLKSK
- a CDS encoding LysR family transcriptional regulator; this encodes MIEAKNIQQLDLNLLKIFECLYREKNMSETAKVLYITPSAVSHAIKRLRSVLNDPLFERQGQLMLPTPACQRMAPALIDLLEKLRQVLQACGDFDLATTAQTFKIALHDAIEPIVLPKLQLIIAKHAPNASLASVKLNRDDMHKQLANHQIDMAIDVARPIKAPISHAVLSSDHFCVLLKKNHPLKNKLNIENYLSAKHVAVSNRATGTVIEDIALLQLSFNREVAMRCQTYFAAKEVIKNSPFLLTLPSMVASQLLDDTLIARPVPTTMPAIYQHLYWHQNTDKDDALMWLRSQVENIFKREGI
- a CDS encoding acyl-CoA dehydrogenase family protein codes for the protein MNFEPSQKSQDYLTRVTAFMNEHVLPIEQAVVAHNHAKNNSNDWTTWQLSEHIEPLKAKAKAAGLWNLFLPDTELAQGLTCLEYAPIAEQMGKCLFASEIFNCNAPDTGNMEVLYHFANDEQKQQWLTPLLNGEIRSVFAMTEPDVASSDATNMQATINVDGDELILNGKKWWTTGLGHPNAQVAIFMGLSNPENDKHSQHSMVLVPLNTPGVNIKRMLSACGDFDAPYGHGEMEFSNVRVPKQNLILGLGKGFAIAQGRLGPGRIHHCMRAIGAAERCLELMIKRGLSRSAFGKPLLKLGGNLERVAQARMAIDQARLLTLHAAWKIDTQGVKHAMTEISSIKVVVPNMLQMVSDMAIQVFGGAGVSSDFPIASFNAMGRILRLADGPDEVHMGMVSRLELNKYR
- a CDS encoding histidine phosphatase family protein codes for the protein MCILYLVRHGQASFSADNYDMLSNKGQQQATLLGEYVAQKQLTPDVVFAGNMLRHNQTAELSLASVNNAPVLINDARLNEYDHEHILAVYDPELATASQVRTALSKQADPMEYFKTVFISAIEQWVLNPDSTLYNESFNAFTARVLGALEQITNENHGKKVLIYTSGGPISIITSQLMGLKLEHFIDINWSLVNAGVTKVVARGKGANRKLGISSLNEHHFLECHPQQKLITYT